One Alicyclobacillus acidoterrestris DNA window includes the following coding sequences:
- a CDS encoding DUF2294 domain-containing protein — MRKRKEQAFNEIVRRVRKECFGKGPERIHTMFVENIAISVLHGNLTPTEKFISQTPEGAEIVRAARTNMIQTLYSQHVPDGMEELIGSKMLYLFSDFKVEEDMGVSVFIFEKPIDPFYSENDP; from the coding sequence TTGCGGAAACGAAAGGAGCAGGCGTTTAACGAAATTGTGCGGCGCGTACGGAAAGAATGCTTCGGCAAGGGACCTGAGCGCATCCACACGATGTTTGTGGAGAACATCGCGATTTCAGTGCTCCACGGAAACTTGACGCCGACGGAGAAGTTTATCAGTCAGACGCCAGAGGGCGCTGAGATTGTTCGAGCTGCTCGCACCAACATGATTCAAACGCTGTATTCGCAACACGTTCCGGATGGTATGGAGGAATTGATTGGGTCAAAAATGCTCTATCTGTTTTCTGATTTTAAGGTGGAAGAGGATATGGGCGTTTCGGTGTTTATCTTTGAGAAGCCAATTGATCCATTCTACAGCGAGAACGATCCGTAA
- a CDS encoding formate/nitrite transporter family protein — protein MSNNFLAPAEIAELAAKTGQDKAKYSVVKLLILGFLAGAFIALGALFDIRVTASIPAQWVSIKNLVGGAVFPVGLMLVVIAGGELLTGNMMTLPLALHQRRIKVTGLIYNWFWVLIGNLIGSLFVAYFFGVVAKMLTDTPYKDATIAIAVSKAGLGFGPTIISAIGCNWLVCLAVWMAYGSKDIIGKLFAIWFPVMAFVAIGFQHVVANMFFIPAGIFVGAPISWGHAIAEWIAAFIGNAIGGWLFVGVAYYLTYLRGRSKAGATDVSEEKSTGATL, from the coding sequence ATGAGTAACAACTTTTTAGCACCAGCTGAAATCGCAGAACTTGCGGCCAAGACCGGGCAGGACAAAGCGAAGTATTCCGTCGTGAAACTCTTGATTCTCGGATTTTTGGCTGGCGCCTTTATCGCGTTGGGCGCACTTTTCGACATCCGGGTGACTGCGAGCATCCCGGCGCAATGGGTTTCAATTAAGAACCTTGTTGGTGGCGCAGTTTTCCCTGTCGGATTGATGTTAGTCGTCATTGCTGGTGGCGAACTCCTGACTGGGAACATGATGACCCTACCGCTCGCGTTGCATCAACGGAGAATCAAAGTTACGGGCCTTATTTATAACTGGTTCTGGGTCCTGATTGGCAATTTGATTGGTTCACTGTTTGTCGCTTACTTCTTTGGTGTGGTTGCCAAGATGTTGACGGATACGCCATACAAGGACGCGACGATTGCCATTGCCGTATCGAAAGCTGGTTTAGGGTTCGGACCGACCATCATTTCGGCGATTGGTTGTAACTGGCTTGTCTGTCTGGCTGTTTGGATGGCGTACGGATCGAAGGACATTATCGGCAAGTTATTTGCAATTTGGTTCCCAGTTATGGCTTTTGTGGCAATCGGGTTCCAGCACGTGGTTGCGAATATGTTCTTCATTCCAGCCGGCATTTTCGTCGGAGCGCCCATTAGTTGGGGTCATGCGATTGCCGAATGGATTGCAGCCTTCATTGGTAACGCAATTGGCGGTTGGCTGTTTGTCGGAGTGGCTTACTATCTCACCTATTTGCGCGGCCGTTCAAAGGCTGGCGCGACCGATGTCAGTGAGGAAAAGAGCACCGGTGCTACCTTGTAA